In Gossypium arboreum isolate Shixiya-1 chromosome 6, ASM2569848v2, whole genome shotgun sequence, the following are encoded in one genomic region:
- the LOC108484149 gene encoding uncharacterized protein LOC108484149 isoform X2: MAVRTRGGDEAVFQSLYRAREVYRTKLQESTAVDQMASLFAECAIAEAQPLKTEPVPCNPNDPTVASDAHGTSILAETGRMQIVLDAFSDGSSFICLQCGGLVSNHRKDEHYAYWCCNM; this comes from the coding sequence ATGGCTGTAAGAACTAGAGGCGGCGATGAAGCTGTGTTTCAGTCATTGTACCGTGCTCGTGAAGTGTACAGAACTAAGCTGCAAGAGAGCACGGCAGTTGATCAGATGGCTTCTCTGTTTGCTGAGTGTGCAATAGCTGAAGCACAGCCTTTGAAAACAGAACCAGTACCATGCAACCCCAATGATCCAACGGTTGCATCAGATGCTCACGGGACTTCTATACTTGCTGAAACAGGTAGAATGCAAATCGTACTGGATGCATTCTCGGATGGAAGCAGCTTTATCTGTTTACAGTGCGGTGGTCTCGTTAGTAATCATCGTAAAGATGAGCATTATGCATACTGGTGCTGCAATATGTAA
- the LOC108484728 gene encoding kinesin-like protein KIN-4A isoform X2, which translates to METTPVSEDCCVKVAVHVRPLIVDEKLQGCNDCVTVSPGKPQVQIGTHSFTFDHVYGSTTGSPASSMFDECIVPLVNGLFQGYNATVLAYGQTGSGKTYTMGTGFKDGCHIGITPQVMNALFNKIDSLKHQIQFQLHVSFIEILKEEVHDLLDPTSPNKSDTASTGKVHVSGKPPIQIRESSNGVITLAGSTEVSVTTLKEIAACLEQGSLSRATGSTNMNNQSSRSHAIFTITLEQMPITGDGSTNDVMNEEYLCAKLHLVDLAGSERAKRTGSDGMRFKEGVHINKGLLALGNVISALGDEKKRKEGIHVPYRDSKLTRLLQDSLGGNSRTVMIACISPADINAEETLNTLKYANRARNIQNKPVVNRDPMSNEMLKMRQQLQYLQAELCARGGSDEVQVLKERIAWLEATNEDLCQKLHEYRKKCNITEQCEIDSRNFDEETAKEWEHKLLQNTMDKELHELNRRLEEKESEMKLFGGDTVALKQHFGKKIQELEDEKRAVQQERDRLLAEIENLSAGSEGQKQRVQDIHAQKLMSLEAQILDFKRKQENQVQVLKLKHKSDEATKRLQDEIQFIKAQKVQLQHRIKQEAEQFRQWKASREKELLQLRKEGRRNEYERHKLQAINQRQKMVLQRKTEEAAMATKRLKELLEARKSSARDNTGMLLQTNEKALQRWLEHELEVMVNVHEVRFEYESQSQVRAAMAEELAVLKNRFARASSMTLNARMTRIASLENMLSISSDSLIAMASQLSEAEERERSLTNRGRWNQLRSMGDAKNLLQYMFNSLGDTRCQLWEKDMEIKEMKEQLKELVSLLRQSELQREDVENELKLREQAVAIALATSPNSLEHITDDMNGLLSPMSVPVRKQLKYCPGIVNVPVRELVPFIDQTRKMVPLSQLPMKKLVAIGRAGNGKLWRWKRWHNKWHVQYKWKWQKPWRLSEWIRHSEENIIKAKPRSRSFSY; encoded by the exons GTTCAGATTGGGACACATTCCTTTACATTTGATCATGTCTACGGTAGCACCACGGGTTCACCGGCATCTTCCATGTTCGATGAATGTATTGTTCCACTTGTTAATGGTTTGTTCCAAGGATATAATGCTACTGTTCTTGCTTATGGTCAG ACTGGATCAGGTAAAACATATACTATGGGAACAGGTTTCAAAGATGGTTGTCATATAGGAATCACTCCACAAGTAATGAATGCTTTGTTCAACAAGATTGATAGTCTAAAACATCAAATCCAGTTCCAATTACATGTTTCCTTCATTGAG ATTTTGAAAGAAGAAGTGCATGATTTGTTGGATCCGACGTCTCCGAACAAATCAGATACTGCAAGCACGGGAAAAGTACATGTCTCCGGAAAACCACCTATTCAGATTCGTGAATCATCGAATGGTGTTATTACATTAGCAGGATCTACTGAAGTTAGTGTTACTACATTAAAAGAAATAGCAGCTTGCTTAGAACAAGGATCGTTGAGTCGAGCAACCGGGAGTACGAACATGAACAACCAATCAAG TCGCTCGCATGCAATCTTCACCATCACGTTAGAGCAAATGCCAATTACCGGAGATGGAAGTACTAATGACGTTATGAATGAAGAATATCTTTGTGCCAAGTTACATTTAGTAGACCTTGCTGGTTCGGAACGAGCAAAAAGAACAGGTTCTGATGGTATGCGTTTTAAAGAAG GAGTTCATATCAACAAGGGCTTGCTTGCACTTGGTAATGTCATTAGTGCACTTGGTGATGAAAAAAAACGCAAAGAAGGTATTCACGTTCCATATCGAGATAGTAAACTTACTCGGCTTTTGCAG GATTCACTTGGTGGCAACAGCAGAACTGTCATGATAG CCTGCATTAGTCCGGCCGATATCAATGCCGAGGAAACTCTTAATACTTTGAAGTATGCAAATCGAGCTCGTAATATCCAAAACAAGCCTGTT GTTAACCGAGATCCTATGTCCAACGAGATGCTAAAAATGCGTCAACAATTACAGTATCTGCAAGCCGAACTTTGTGCTCGTGGGGGTTCTGATGAAGTACAG GTTCTCAAGGAAAGAATTGCTTGGCTTGAAGCTACTAATGAGGATCTTTGCCAAAAACTTCATGAGTACCGCAAAAAATGCAACATTACGGAGCAATGTGAAATAGATTCGAGAAACTTTGATGAAGAGACAGCTAAAGAATGGGAGCACAAACTTCTACAGAACACGATggacaaagagttacacgagttgAACAGACGTCTCGAGGAGAAAGAG TCCGAGATGAAACTTTTCGGAGGCGACACGGTTGCACTGAAGCAGCATTTTGGGAAGAAAATTCAGGAACTAGAAGATGAGAAAAGAGCTGTGCAG CAAGAACGAGATCGTTTATTGGCTGAAATTGAAAATCTTTCTGCTGGTTCTGAAGGACAAAAACAAAGAGTGCAGGACATACATGCTCAAAAACTAATGTCCCTTGAAGCACAGATTCTAGATTTTAAGAGAAAACAAGAGAACCAAGTTCAAGTTTTAAAGCTGAAACATAAGAGCGATGAAGCAACAAAACGACTGCAAGATGAAATTCAATTCATAAAGGCACAAAAGGTTCAGTTACAACATAGGATAAAACAAGAGGCCGAACAATTCCGTCAATGGAAAGCTTCTAGAGAAAAAGAACTATTGCAG TTGCGAAAAGAGGGCCGGAGAAATGAGTATGAAAGACACAAGCTGCAAGCTATAAACCAACGGCAAAAAATGGTTCTCCAAAGAAAAACCGAGGAGGCAGCCATGGCTACCAAGAGACTAAAAGAGTTGCTCGAAGCTCGTAAATCATCTGCCCGAGATAACACAGGTATGCTTTTGCAGACAAATGAGAAAGCATTACAACGATGGCTAGAACATGAATTAGAAGTGATGGTGAATGTACATGAAGTTCGGTTTGAGTACGAGAGTCAAAGCCAAGT TCGAGCTGCAATGGCGGAAGAGTTAGCTGTTTTGAAGAACAGATTTGCAAG GGCATCCTCAATGACACTAAATGCAAGAATGACTAGAATAGCTTCACTTGAGAATATGCTTAGCATATCATCGGATTCACTTATAGCAATGGCTTCACAACTTTCAGAAGCAGAAGAACGAGAGCGTTCTTTAACTAACCGTGGACGTTGGAATCAGTTGCGGTCCATGGGAGATGCAAAGAACTTACTTCAATACATGTTTAATTCTCTTGGTGATACAAG ATGTCAATTATGGGAAAAAGACATGgaaatcaaggaaatgaaagAACAGCTTAAAGAACTTGTAAGTCTGTTGCGACAAAGCGAGTTACAACGAGAAGATGTAGAGAATGAGCTAAAATTAAGAGAGCAAGCTGTCGCCATTGCATTGGCTACATCACCGAATTCATTGGAGCACATCACTGATGACATGAACGGCTTGTTGTCTCCAATGTCTGTGCCAGTACGGAAACAGCTGAAATATTGCCCTGGTATCGTAAACGTCCCAGTCAGAGAATTGGTGCCGTTCATAGATCAAACACGAAAG ATGGTACCACTAAGTCAATTACCGATGAAAAAGTTAGTCGCCATAGGACGAGCCGGTAATGGAAAACTATGGAGGTGGAAAAGATGGCATAACAAATGGCACGTACAATACAAATGGAAATGGCAAAAGCCCTGGAGACTCTCAGAATGGATTAGGCACAGTGAAGAAAACATTATAAAGGCAAAGCCTCGTTCACGAAGTTTTTCGTATTGA
- the LOC108484728 gene encoding kinesin-like protein KIN-4A isoform X1, which yields MDCINYECSFVFSFPKHSVRKVNRVELKRTKKEHVIVSNCQRQKLHEQLFPMETTPVSEDCCVKVAVHVRPLIVDEKLQGCNDCVTVSPGKPQVQIGTHSFTFDHVYGSTTGSPASSMFDECIVPLVNGLFQGYNATVLAYGQTGSGKTYTMGTGFKDGCHIGITPQVMNALFNKIDSLKHQIQFQLHVSFIEILKEEVHDLLDPTSPNKSDTASTGKVHVSGKPPIQIRESSNGVITLAGSTEVSVTTLKEIAACLEQGSLSRATGSTNMNNQSSRSHAIFTITLEQMPITGDGSTNDVMNEEYLCAKLHLVDLAGSERAKRTGSDGMRFKEGVHINKGLLALGNVISALGDEKKRKEGIHVPYRDSKLTRLLQDSLGGNSRTVMIACISPADINAEETLNTLKYANRARNIQNKPVVNRDPMSNEMLKMRQQLQYLQAELCARGGSDEVQVLKERIAWLEATNEDLCQKLHEYRKKCNITEQCEIDSRNFDEETAKEWEHKLLQNTMDKELHELNRRLEEKESEMKLFGGDTVALKQHFGKKIQELEDEKRAVQQERDRLLAEIENLSAGSEGQKQRVQDIHAQKLMSLEAQILDFKRKQENQVQVLKLKHKSDEATKRLQDEIQFIKAQKVQLQHRIKQEAEQFRQWKASREKELLQLRKEGRRNEYERHKLQAINQRQKMVLQRKTEEAAMATKRLKELLEARKSSARDNTGMLLQTNEKALQRWLEHELEVMVNVHEVRFEYESQSQVRAAMAEELAVLKNRFARASSMTLNARMTRIASLENMLSISSDSLIAMASQLSEAEERERSLTNRGRWNQLRSMGDAKNLLQYMFNSLGDTRCQLWEKDMEIKEMKEQLKELVSLLRQSELQREDVENELKLREQAVAIALATSPNSLEHITDDMNGLLSPMSVPVRKQLKYCPGIVNVPVRELVPFIDQTRKMVPLSQLPMKKLVAIGRAGNGKLWRWKRWHNKWHVQYKWKWQKPWRLSEWIRHSEENIIKAKPRSRSFSY from the exons GTTCAGATTGGGACACATTCCTTTACATTTGATCATGTCTACGGTAGCACCACGGGTTCACCGGCATCTTCCATGTTCGATGAATGTATTGTTCCACTTGTTAATGGTTTGTTCCAAGGATATAATGCTACTGTTCTTGCTTATGGTCAG ACTGGATCAGGTAAAACATATACTATGGGAACAGGTTTCAAAGATGGTTGTCATATAGGAATCACTCCACAAGTAATGAATGCTTTGTTCAACAAGATTGATAGTCTAAAACATCAAATCCAGTTCCAATTACATGTTTCCTTCATTGAG ATTTTGAAAGAAGAAGTGCATGATTTGTTGGATCCGACGTCTCCGAACAAATCAGATACTGCAAGCACGGGAAAAGTACATGTCTCCGGAAAACCACCTATTCAGATTCGTGAATCATCGAATGGTGTTATTACATTAGCAGGATCTACTGAAGTTAGTGTTACTACATTAAAAGAAATAGCAGCTTGCTTAGAACAAGGATCGTTGAGTCGAGCAACCGGGAGTACGAACATGAACAACCAATCAAG TCGCTCGCATGCAATCTTCACCATCACGTTAGAGCAAATGCCAATTACCGGAGATGGAAGTACTAATGACGTTATGAATGAAGAATATCTTTGTGCCAAGTTACATTTAGTAGACCTTGCTGGTTCGGAACGAGCAAAAAGAACAGGTTCTGATGGTATGCGTTTTAAAGAAG GAGTTCATATCAACAAGGGCTTGCTTGCACTTGGTAATGTCATTAGTGCACTTGGTGATGAAAAAAAACGCAAAGAAGGTATTCACGTTCCATATCGAGATAGTAAACTTACTCGGCTTTTGCAG GATTCACTTGGTGGCAACAGCAGAACTGTCATGATAG CCTGCATTAGTCCGGCCGATATCAATGCCGAGGAAACTCTTAATACTTTGAAGTATGCAAATCGAGCTCGTAATATCCAAAACAAGCCTGTT GTTAACCGAGATCCTATGTCCAACGAGATGCTAAAAATGCGTCAACAATTACAGTATCTGCAAGCCGAACTTTGTGCTCGTGGGGGTTCTGATGAAGTACAG GTTCTCAAGGAAAGAATTGCTTGGCTTGAAGCTACTAATGAGGATCTTTGCCAAAAACTTCATGAGTACCGCAAAAAATGCAACATTACGGAGCAATGTGAAATAGATTCGAGAAACTTTGATGAAGAGACAGCTAAAGAATGGGAGCACAAACTTCTACAGAACACGATggacaaagagttacacgagttgAACAGACGTCTCGAGGAGAAAGAG TCCGAGATGAAACTTTTCGGAGGCGACACGGTTGCACTGAAGCAGCATTTTGGGAAGAAAATTCAGGAACTAGAAGATGAGAAAAGAGCTGTGCAG CAAGAACGAGATCGTTTATTGGCTGAAATTGAAAATCTTTCTGCTGGTTCTGAAGGACAAAAACAAAGAGTGCAGGACATACATGCTCAAAAACTAATGTCCCTTGAAGCACAGATTCTAGATTTTAAGAGAAAACAAGAGAACCAAGTTCAAGTTTTAAAGCTGAAACATAAGAGCGATGAAGCAACAAAACGACTGCAAGATGAAATTCAATTCATAAAGGCACAAAAGGTTCAGTTACAACATAGGATAAAACAAGAGGCCGAACAATTCCGTCAATGGAAAGCTTCTAGAGAAAAAGAACTATTGCAG TTGCGAAAAGAGGGCCGGAGAAATGAGTATGAAAGACACAAGCTGCAAGCTATAAACCAACGGCAAAAAATGGTTCTCCAAAGAAAAACCGAGGAGGCAGCCATGGCTACCAAGAGACTAAAAGAGTTGCTCGAAGCTCGTAAATCATCTGCCCGAGATAACACAGGTATGCTTTTGCAGACAAATGAGAAAGCATTACAACGATGGCTAGAACATGAATTAGAAGTGATGGTGAATGTACATGAAGTTCGGTTTGAGTACGAGAGTCAAAGCCAAGT TCGAGCTGCAATGGCGGAAGAGTTAGCTGTTTTGAAGAACAGATTTGCAAG GGCATCCTCAATGACACTAAATGCAAGAATGACTAGAATAGCTTCACTTGAGAATATGCTTAGCATATCATCGGATTCACTTATAGCAATGGCTTCACAACTTTCAGAAGCAGAAGAACGAGAGCGTTCTTTAACTAACCGTGGACGTTGGAATCAGTTGCGGTCCATGGGAGATGCAAAGAACTTACTTCAATACATGTTTAATTCTCTTGGTGATACAAG ATGTCAATTATGGGAAAAAGACATGgaaatcaaggaaatgaaagAACAGCTTAAAGAACTTGTAAGTCTGTTGCGACAAAGCGAGTTACAACGAGAAGATGTAGAGAATGAGCTAAAATTAAGAGAGCAAGCTGTCGCCATTGCATTGGCTACATCACCGAATTCATTGGAGCACATCACTGATGACATGAACGGCTTGTTGTCTCCAATGTCTGTGCCAGTACGGAAACAGCTGAAATATTGCCCTGGTATCGTAAACGTCCCAGTCAGAGAATTGGTGCCGTTCATAGATCAAACACGAAAG ATGGTACCACTAAGTCAATTACCGATGAAAAAGTTAGTCGCCATAGGACGAGCCGGTAATGGAAAACTATGGAGGTGGAAAAGATGGCATAACAAATGGCACGTACAATACAAATGGAAATGGCAAAAGCCCTGGAGACTCTCAGAATGGATTAGGCACAGTGAAGAAAACATTATAAAGGCAAAGCCTCGTTCACGAAGTTTTTCGTATTGA
- the LOC108484149 gene encoding uncharacterized protein LOC108484149 isoform X1, whose amino-acid sequence MDRMDADMMETEATTTAAAAAAAAAAPTQQVGQNDIGKDLLTMARNLIDQGKPSQALQAVVMAVRTRGGDEAVFQSLYRAREVYRTKLQESTAVDQMASLFAECAIAEAQPLKTEPVPCNPNDPTVASDAHGTSILAETGRMQIVLDAFSDGSSFICLQCGGLVSNHRKDEHYAYWCCNM is encoded by the exons ATGGACCGTATGGACGCCGACATGATGGAGACGGAGGCCACCACCACAGCCGCCGCCGccgcagcagcagcagcagcgcCAACTCAGCAGGTAGGACAGAATGATATTGGTAAGGACCTGCTTACAATGGCTCGTAATCTTATTGATCAAGGCAAACCTTCTCAGGCTCTTCAAGCG GTGGTGATGGCTGTAAGAACTAGAGGCGGCGATGAAGCTGTGTTTCAGTCATTGTACCGTGCTCGTGAAGTGTACAGAACTAAGCTGCAAGAGAGCACGGCAGTTGATCAGATGGCTTCTCTGTTTGCTGAGTGTGCAATAGCTGAAGCACAGCCTTTGAAAACAGAACCAGTACCATGCAACCCCAATGATCCAACGGTTGCATCAGATGCTCACGGGACTTCTATACTTGCTGAAACAGGTAGAATGCAAATCGTACTGGATGCATTCTCGGATGGAAGCAGCTTTATCTGTTTACAGTGCGGTGGTCTCGTTAGTAATCATCGTAAAGATGAGCATTATGCATACTGGTGCTGCAATATGTAA